In bacterium, a genomic segment contains:
- the purD gene encoding phosphoribosylamine--glycine ligase encodes MKILVIGKGGREHAICWAVNDDPCVSTVYAYPGSHAIFELDKSKKVDINEPASHQDLALWAKKNNIDLTIVGPEDPLNNGIVNTFKKYNLKIFGPSKEAAQLESSKYFAKKIMQKANIPTGAFETATNYQEAKKYIQHNETYPQALKYDGLAAGKGVVICQSKQESLDFCDKVFNQLIFGENPSAIIFEEFLVGPELSYFALCHEKSFYFFGDAQDHKRLLDNDEGPNTGGMGAYTPTHFMNKPLKEEIEQNIVQPLLNQLDTDDTPYTGFLYVGLILTENGPKVLEFNVRLGDPEAQCLLHRLQTPFAQLCMSVLAQENLSITWNNKKSFVLTLASKNYPYQPSSPQAISILQPIPNNCRVYHCGTEFIHDELMASGGRVLSIASLGDSYQNAAQIAYSCVKEHINFNGMQYRTDVGGQAIMNEKKSP; translated from the coding sequence ATGAAGATCTTGGTTATTGGTAAGGGGGGGCGAGAACATGCCATATGCTGGGCAGTCAATGATGACCCTTGTGTTAGCACTGTTTATGCATACCCTGGAAGTCATGCTATCTTTGAATTAGATAAGTCTAAAAAAGTTGATATCAATGAGCCTGCATCCCATCAAGATCTAGCCTTATGGGCTAAAAAAAATAATATCGACTTGACCATTGTTGGCCCTGAAGACCCTTTAAACAATGGCATAGTCAATACTTTCAAAAAGTATAATTTAAAAATTTTCGGTCCAAGTAAAGAAGCCGCTCAGCTTGAGTCATCAAAATATTTTGCAAAAAAAATAATGCAAAAAGCCAATATACCTACAGGTGCTTTTGAAACAGCAACAAACTACCAAGAAGCCAAAAAATATATTCAACACAATGAAACTTACCCGCAAGCACTAAAGTATGACGGTTTAGCTGCAGGAAAAGGTGTAGTTATATGCCAATCAAAACAAGAGTCGTTGGATTTTTGTGATAAAGTCTTCAACCAACTTATCTTTGGTGAAAACCCAAGTGCTATTATTTTTGAAGAGTTCCTTGTTGGCCCTGAACTTTCATATTTTGCACTTTGTCATGAAAAAAGTTTTTATTTTTTTGGTGATGCACAAGACCATAAAAGATTACTTGATAATGATGAAGGTCCAAATACTGGCGGCATGGGGGCATACACCCCTACACACTTCATGAATAAACCGTTAAAAGAAGAAATAGAACAAAACATTGTACAGCCTTTGCTCAATCAATTAGATACAGATGATACTCCCTATACAGGCTTTCTATATGTTGGCTTAATTTTAACAGAAAATGGTCCTAAAGTTTTAGAGTTTAATGTACGTTTGGGTGATCCTGAAGCTCAATGTTTGTTGCACAGGTTACAAACACCTTTTGCACAGCTCTGTATGTCAGTTTTAGCCCAAGAAAATCTATCCATAACCTGGAACAACAAAAAGTCTTTTGTCTTAACGCTTGCTTCAAAAAATTACCCTTATCAACCTTCTTCACCACAAGCTATTTCAATATTACAGCCTATTCCAAATAACTGTAGAGTTTATCACTGCGGCACAGAATTCATCCATGATGAATTAATGGCCAGTGGTGGGAGAGTTCTTTCTATTGCTAGCTTAGGTGATAGCTATCAAAATGCAGCTCAAATCGCATACAGCTGTGTTAAAGAACATATAAACTTTAATGGTATGCAGTATAGAACAGATGTGGGTGGACAAGCTATTATGAACGAAAAAAAATCACCCTGA